A section of the Hevea brasiliensis isolate MT/VB/25A 57/8 chromosome 17, ASM3005281v1, whole genome shotgun sequence genome encodes:
- the LOC110637950 gene encoding pentatricopeptide repeat-containing protein At1g14470 has product MSHLLIKISHLTNINHLRQLHAHLIQNSLHHHNYWVSLLIIHCTRLHAPPPYTRHIFNSTPHPTIHVFASMLKYYSLLGGQNEILSFFKHMQCLGYVKPDASIYPLVIKSASKGGILFHAHVVKLGHESDPYIRNVILHMYAKHGPIEVARKLFDEMTERSLVDWNSMISGYWKCENETEASSLFNRMPERNVVTWTAMVTGFAKIKDLENARKYFDDMPVKSVVSWNAMLSGYAQNGFAKEALKLFDDMMSAGVQPNETTWTSVISSCSSCADPCRAESFVKMIEKNRFKVNCFVKTALLDMNAKLGNLEAARNIFNELRVYRNSVTWNAMISAYARAGDLDSARDLFDKMPKRDSVSWNAMIAGYAQNGQSAMTIELFKEIVGDKNSQPDEVTVVSVISACGHLGALELGNWVVNLINEYEIKLTISGYNSLIFMYSKCGNMKEAERIFQEMKTRDVVSYNTLIAGFAAHGQGSEAIKLLLTMKEEGIDPDRVTYIGVLTACSHTGLVEEGRKVFESIKSPGVDHYACMVDLLGRVGNLDEAKRLIDNMPMEPHAGVYGSLLNSSRIHKRVELGELAAKMLFQLEPQNSGNYVLLSNIYALAGRWEDVNWVREMMRKGEVKKTAGWSWVEYKGKVHKFIVGDRSHEQSDDIYRLLAELVSKMRRHGYTADKSCVLRDVEDEEKEYMVETHSEKLAICFALLVSESREVIRVVKNLRVCLDCHNAIKMISKLEGREIVVRDNNRFHHFIDGLCSCKDHW; this is encoded by the coding sequence ATGTCACATTTGCTCATCAAAATATCTCATTTAACCAACATTAATCATTTGAGACAGCTCCATGCACACCTCATTCAAAATTCCCTCCACCACCACAACTACTGGGTGTCCCTTCTCATCATCCACTGCACGCGCCTCCACGCTCCACCACCCTACACACGTCACATTTTCAACTCTACTCCACACCCAACTATCCATGTCTTCGCTTCCATGCTCAAATACTATTCTTTGTTGGGTGGGCAAAATGAAATTCTATCTTTCTTTAAACACATGCAGTGTTTGGGCTACGTAAAACCTGATGCATCTATATACCCACTTGTCATCAAATCTGCTAGTAAAGGTGGCATTTTGTTCCATGCCCATGTTGTGAAATTGGGTCATGAAAGTGATCCTTATATTCGTAATGTTATCTTGCATATGTACGCGAAACATGGTCCAATTGAGGTTGCTAGGAAACTGTTTGATGAAATGACTGAGAGGAGCCTCGTGGATTGGAATTCCATGATCTCTGGATATTGGAAGTGTGAAAATGAAACTGAAGCTTCTAGTCTGTTTAATAGGATGCCTGAGAGGAATGTTGTAACTTGGACTGCAATGGTTACTGGGTTTGCAAAGATAAAGGATTTGGAGAATGCAAGGAAGTACTTTGATGATATGCCAGTGAAAAGTGTTGTTTCATGGAATGCAATGCTTTCTGGCTATGCACAAAATGGGTTTGCAAAAGAGGCTTTAAAGTTGTTTGATGATATGATGAGTGCTGGAGTTCAGCCTAACGAAACTACATGGACTAGTGTCATTTCTTCATGTTCATCGTGTGCTGATCCTTGCCGTGCAGAGTCATTTGTGAAAATGATTGAGAAAAACAGGTTCAAGGTGAATTGTTTTGTCAAGACAGCTTTGCTTGATATGAATGCAAAGTTGGGGAATCTCGAGGCTGCCAGAAACATTTTTAATGAGCTGCGGGTTTATAGGAATTCTGTTACATGGAATGCCATGATTTCTGCATATGCAAGGGCTGGTGATTTGGATTCGGCTAGGGATCTCTTTGATAAGATGCCAAAACGAGATTCTGTTTCATGGAACGCAATGATTGCTGGTTATGCTCAAAATGGGCAGTCAGCAATGACaattgaacttttcaaagaaatTGTTGGTGATAAAAACTCCCAACCAGATGAAGTGACTGTGGTGAGTGTTATCTCAGCATGCGGACATCTTGGGGCTTTGGAATTGGGTAATTGGGtagttaatttaattaatgaatacGAGATTAAGTTGACGATTTCAGGATAtaattctttgatttttatgtatTCAAAATGTGGAAACATGAAGGAGGCCGAAAGAATCTTTCAAGAAATGAAAACAAGAGACGTGGTTTCCTACAATACCTTGATTGCTGGGTTTGCTGCTCATGGCCAGGGAAGTGAAGCCATAAAACTATTGTTAACCATGAAAGAAGAAGGTATTGATCCAGATCGTGTAACATATATTGGTGTCCTGACAGCATGCAGCCATACGGGATTAGTGGAAGAAGGCCGTAAGGTCTTTGAATCAATCAAAAGTCCAGGTGTAGATCACTATGCATGCATGGTTGATTTGTTAGGCCGAGTTGGAAACCTAGATGAAGCAAAAAGATTAATAGATAACATGCCAATGGAACCACATGCTGGAGTCTATGGTTCTCTTTTAAATTCTAGTCGGATTCACAAAAGAGTTGAACTTGGGGAACTTGCTGCAAAAATGCTCTTTCAGCTTGAACCACAAAATTCAGGAAATTATGTTTTACTCTCTAACATATACGCTTTAGCAGGGAGGTGGGAAGATGTCAACTGGGTAAGAGAAATGATGAGAAAAGGAGAAGTGAAGAAGACAGCTGGATGGAGTTGGGTGGAATACAAAGGGAAAGTGCACAAGTTCATAGTTGGGGACAGATCACATGAACAATCAGATGATATTTATAGACTATTGGCAGAATTGGTAAGCAAGATGCGAAGGCATGGGTATACAGCTGACAAGAGCTGTGTGCTAAGAGATgttgaagatgaagagaaggaatATATGGTGGAAACTCATAGTGAAAAGCTGGCCATTTGCTTTGCCCTTCTTGTCAGCGAATCAAGGGAAGTGATTAGGGTGGTGAAGAACCTAAGGGTGTGTTTGGATTGCCATAATGCTATAAAGATGATCTCCAAGTTGGAGGGGAGGGAGATAGTTGTGAGAGATAACAATAGGTTTCATCATTTCATTGATGGGCTATGCTCTTGCAAGGATCATTGGTAG
- the LOC110637980 gene encoding protein STICHEL, protein MSEMRVSDPSRLHLRRELTQIRKAARVLRDPGTTSSWKSPLSSSRSAAAATLAAAAAASTSASAWKQFEIENVIPNGSNSYLDNQFRNNGKEKRVFLYNWKTQKSSSEKSAMARNDADEDFESRSIQESLDDSLSDARNAADSKSDSYLGESRSASTIFRCRDANLVSPSMKRVLGIKRRSKRTNTHLDILSRYKQKEMNLRRLLKSHPSMALGLGRDDSVEQSDDTEDYSNSEDLRKVSGASPLLIKLRHKNWSNSPSKFLRSSVKGDSSYCYSTPALSTSSYNRYCNGNPSTVGSWDATTTSLNDGDDEVDDPLDLPGRQGCGIPCYWTKRTPRHRGACGSCCSPSLSDTIRRKGTSILCGRQSMYHRRRHSSSVSNKRRIAPRSAQGLLPLLTNSDGRGGSSIGTGHSDDELSTNFGELDLEALSRLDGRRWSSCRSQDGLEIVALNGDGEEEGTPENIRSLSQKYKPLFFGEVIGQSIVVQSLINAISRGRIAPVYLFQGPRGTGKTSTARIFASALNCRSAGQTKPCRYCMECADFISGKTRDLWEVDGTNKKGIDKVRNLLKKVSQWPPTGSSRYKVFLIDECHLLPSKMWLAFLKFLEEPPQRVVFIFITTDPDNVPRTVQSRCQKYLFNKIKDGDIVARLRKISTEENLDVELDALDLIALNADGSLRDAETMLDQLSLLGKRITTSLVNELVGVVPDEKLLELLELSMSSDTAETVKRARDLMDSGVDPIVLMSQMASLIMDIIAGTYNVADAKYSNSFFGGRSLTEAELERLKHALKLLSEAEKQLRVSSDRSTWFTATLLQLGSVPSPDLTLSNSSRRQSSRTTEEDPSSASREVTIYKQKSDAHYLPRWSSSPASLYKTINGNCSHQGELGFNSKPHPGQSSSPASLYKTINGNCSHQGELGFNSKPHPGQSMDSLTVTASRDEELVGNMLFRVRNSEKLDRIWEKCIAKCHSNTLRQLLRAHGRLFSILEFEGALVVYVAFGDEDIKSRAERFMSSITNSIEMVLRCNVEVRIILVPVGEDSMNCLNLSELQGQKRAETTSAIEQERKANGLNPVNGYTDSQQESLKLSRGSFNDLEGKLKGGSGDYLKSLTLPDSTFQSTALSTELLPEANAENGDVKEKRQELPMQRIESIIREQRLETAWLQAAEKGTPGSVSRLKPEKNQVLPQEDIYHQNQMESASSMGLSSQHWEDELNHELKVLKMEDQRVVHKDQIGKRADCYTISPSLLHDSNFVGNPNKESLGYESSSASGGCSGLFCWNANKSHKPKAEETPVCSRRRGGRLSLFGECGKHKKADSRNNR, encoded by the exons ATGTCAGAAATGAGAGTTTCTGATCCAAGTAGACTGCATTTGAGGAGGGAGCTTACTCAAATCAGAAAGGCAGCTCGAGTTTTGCGCGATCCAGGAACTACCTCTTCATGGAAGTCGCCTCTTAGTTCGTCTAGATCTGCAGCAGCTGCAACTCTAGCGGCTGCTGCCGCTGCTTCAACTTCTGCTTCTGCTTGGaagcagtttgagattgagaatgtAATCCCCAATGGGAGTAATTCTTATTTGGATAACCAATTCAGGAATAATGGGAAAGAAAAGAGGGTGTTCCTGTACAATTGGAAGACTCAGAAATCCTCCAGCGAGAAAAGTGCAATGGCAAGAAATGATGCTGATGAAGACTTTGAGTCTCGTTCGATTCAAGAGAGCCTTGATGATAGCTTGAGCGATGCAAGGAATGCTGCAGATTCCAAGAGTGATAGTTACTTGGGCGAGAGCAGGTCTGCTTCAACGATTTTCAGGTGTAGAGATGCAAATCTTGTATCGCCGTCAATGAAAAGAGTCTTGGGGATCAAGAGAAGAAGTAAGAGAACTAATACCCATTTAGATATTTTGTCTAGATATAAACAAAAAGAGATGAATTTGAGAAGATTGCTCAAGAGTCATCCTTCAATGGCTTTAGGTTTAGGAAGGGACGACTCTGTTGAGCAATCTGATGATACCGAAGATTATAGTAATTCTGAGGATCTAAGAAAGGTTTCAGGGGCATCCCCTTTGTTAATAAAACTTAGGCATAAGAATTGGTCAAATTCTCCATCTAAATTTTTGAGAAGTAGTGTAAAAGGGGACTCTTCTTATTGTTATAGCACACCTGCATTGTCAACCAGTTCTTATAATAGGTACTGTAATGGTAACCCAAGCACTGTTGGATCTTGGGATGCCACCACAACCTCATTGAACGATGGCGATGATGAGGTGGATGACCCTTTGGATTTGCCGGGTCGCCAGGGATGTGGGATTCCTTGCTATTGGACTAAAAGAACACCAAGACACAGAGGGGCATGTGGAAGTTGTTGCTCTCCTTCCCTTTCAGATACTATTAGGAGGAAAGGGACTAGCATTCTATGTGGTAGACAGTCAATGTACCATAGACGCCGACATTCATCATCAGTCTCCAATAAGAGAAGAATTGCTCCCAGAAGTGCCCAAGGACTTCTGCCATTGCTTACAAATAGTGATGGCAGAGGAGGGTCATCTATTGGAACTGGTCATAGTGATGATGAACTCTCTACAAACTTTGGTGAGCTTGATTTGGAGGCCTTGAGTAGATTGGATGGGAGGAGATGGTCTAGTTGTAGGAGTCAAGATGGGTTAGAGATTGTAGCCCTAAATGGAGATGGGGAAGAGGAAGGTACACCTGAAAATATTCGAAGTTTAAGCCAGAAATACAAGCCACTCTTCTTTGGTGAAGTGATTGGGCAGAGCATTGTGGTTCAATCTCTTATCAATGCTATATCCAGAGGAAGGATTGCCCCGGTTTATCTTTTCCAGGGTCCCCGAGGAACTGGAAAAACATCAACAGCCAGGATTTTTGCCTCTGCTTTAAATTGTAGGTCTGCAGGACAAACAAAGCCATGCCGGTATTGCATGGAATGTGCTGATTTCATTTCTGGTAAGACTAGAGATCTATGGGAAGTTGATGGCACCAATAAGAAGGGTATTGATAAAGTTAGAAACCTTTTGAAGAAGGTTTCACAGTGGCCCCCAACAGGCTCTTCTCGTTACAAGGTTTTTCTCATTGATGAGTGTCACTTGTTGCCATCTAAGATGTGGCTGGCATTTCTCAAATTTCTTGAAGAACCACCACAGCGAGTTGTGTTCATATTCATAACAACTGATCCTGATAATGTGCCTCGCACTGTACAATCACGGTGTCAGAAGTACCTATTTAACAAAATTAAAGATGGTGATATTGTGGCAAGGTTGAGGAAAATTTCTACTGAGGAAAATCTGGATGTTGAGTTGGATGCATTGGATTTGATTGCTTTAAATGCAGATGGTTCACTCCGAGATGCAGAAACTATGTTAGATCAGTTGAGTTTGCTGGGAAAGAGGATAACTACATCTCTTGTAAATGAGCTT GTGGGTGTTGTCCCAGATGAAAAATTGCTGGAACTTTTGGAATTATCAATGTCTTCAGACACCGCAGAAACAGTGAAAAGAGCTAGGGATTTAATGGACTCTGGTGTTGATCCCATCGTTTTGATGTCTCAAATGGCAAGCCTCATTATGGACATCATTGCTGGAACTTACAATGTTGCTGATGCCAAATATAGCAATTCATTCTTTGGTGGTCGAAGCT TGACTGAAGCTGAACTGGAGAGATTAAAGCATGCATTGAAGCTTCTTTCAGAGGCTGAGAAACAGCTACGTGTTTCAAGTGACCGCTCAACATGGTTCACAGCAACTCTATTACAGCTTGGTTCGGTGCCTTCACCAGATCTTACTCTCTCAAACAGCAGTAGGAGACAGAGCTCGAGGACAACTGAGGAGGATCCTTCAAGTGCTTCTAGAGAAGTAACTATTTACAAACAGAAATCAGATGCTCATTATTTGCCTCGTTGGTCAAGTTCGCCCGCTTCCTTGTACAAAACAATAAATGGAAATTGCAGCCATCAAGGAGAATTAGGTTTCAATTCGAAGCCCCATCCTGGTCAATCAAGTTCGCCCGCTTCCTTGTACAAAACAATAAATGGAAATTGCAGCCATCAAGGAGAATTAGGTTTCAATTCGAAGCCCCATCCTGGTCAATCAATGGATAGCCTTACCGTCACTGCTTCACGGGATGAGGAACTGGTTGGAAATATGCTATTTAGAGTCAGAAACTCTGAAAAGTTGGATCGTATCTGGGAAAAGTGTATTGCAAAGTGTCACTCAAATACACTTAGGCAGCTGCTACGTGCTCATGGAAGGCTTTTCTCCATATTAGAATTTGAAG GTGCTTTggttgtttatgttgcatttgGGGATGAAGATATTAAATCCAGAGCTGAAAGGTTTATGAGCAGTATCACAAATTCAATTGAAATGGTCCTGAGATGCAATGTAGAGGTGAGAATTATCCTTGTTCCAGTTGGTGAGGATTCTATGAATTGTTTGAATCTAAGTGAGTTACAAGGTCAAAAGCGGGCCGAAACAACTTCGGCAATTGAGCAGGAAAGAAAAGCAAATGGCTTGAACCCAGTGAATGGTTACACCGACTCACAACAAGAATCCCTAAAATTATCCAGAGGAAGCTTTAATGATTTGGAGGGCAAACTGAAAGGAGGATCAGGAGATTATTTGAAATCTTTAACATTGCCAGATAGTACTTTTCAATCTACTGCTCTATCAACAGAGTTACTGCCTGAAGCCAATGCTGAAAATGGTGACGTGAAAGAAAAGAGGCAGGAATTACCAATGCAGAGAATAGAATCCATTATCCGTGAGCAGAGGTTGGAAACTGCCTGGCTACAGGCTGCAGAGAAAGGCACCCCTGGATCAGTAAGTCGCTTGAAACCTGAGAAGAATCAAGTGCTGCCTCAAGAGGACATCTATCATCAAAATCAAATGGAATCTGCAAGTTCAATGGGTCTGTCATCTCAGCATTGGGAAGATGAGTTAAATCATGAACTCAAAGTTTTGAAAATGGAAGATCAGAGGGTGGTCCATAAGGACCAAATTGGTAAAAGGGCTGATTGTTATACCATATCTCCAAGCTTGTTGCATGATAGCAACTTTGTGGGCAACCCAAACAAAGAAAGCCT GGGATACGAATCAAGTTCAGCAAGTGGAGGTTGCAGTGGGCTTTTCTGTTGGAATGCAAACAAATCTCATAAGCCAAAG GCAGAAGAGACTCCAGTTTGCTCCAGACGCAGAGGCGGGCGACTTTCGTTGTTTGGGGAATGTGGGAAGCATAAGAAAGCAGACAGCAGGAATAACAGATAA